In the genome of Campylobacter avium LMG 24591, the window TGTCTCTTATGATTTGCAAAGCTTCATCAGTATCTAGGGGTTTTTGTTTTAGGGGCAAGTTTTCATTTGCTATAAAGAAATTTATAGGAGAGGAAAAAGGTTGCAATTCACTTAAGCTTTTTCTAAAGCTTATCCTATCATCCTCGCTTTCGCCAAGCCCATAAATTCCACCACAACAAAGCATAAGCCCGGCTTCTTTAGCGGCTAAATTTGTATTAAATCTATCCTCCCAACTGTGAGTGGAGCAAATTTGTGGGAAGAACTCGCGAGATGTTTCAAGATTGTGATTATAAGAAAAAACGCCGACTTTTTTAAGCTCTTTTAAATGCTCTAGTTTGGCTATACCGTTACAGGCTATGAGTAATAAATCAGGAACTTCTTTTAAGACCGCATGAGCAGCCCTACAAACATAGTCGAGTTTTTCATCATCAAGCCCAGCCCCAGCAGTAACCAAGCAAAAGCCAAGTGCCTCATTTTTCTTAGCCATTTTAGCTTCTTCAACTATCTTTTCTATAGGTTTGCTTTTGTATTTTTGTATATTTGTCTTAAATCTAGCACTTTGGGTGCAGTATTTGCAGTCCTCGCTACAGCCTCCACTTGCTATATTGCAAATGGCACAAAGCATTATTTGCATATTTATCCTTTTTTCTTTTTTGAAATTATAAGCTGAAAAAGTTTAAAACAAAAGAAATCAAGCCTTTTTTTCTTTGAAAAAGCAGTATGAAAGCCCCACTAAAAGCAAGGTTAAAGCCCAGATTAAAAACTCATTTTTTATGCCAAAGCTTTGAGTAAGTGGGGTTGTGATAAAAGGAGAGATGAACTGTCCTAAAAACATACAAGAAGCAAGTATGCTATAAATTCTAGCCTTTGCATAAGATGGTGCTAAGCCTAGCAAATAAGCTGAATTATTAACTATGACAAGTCCTCCCGCACCACCAAAGATAAAAAGACTTAGTATGGTGATGAAAAAACTATCGCTTATATAAACCATAAAAAAGCTGCAAGATTGAAGCACAAGGGAATAAATGTAAATTTTTTTAATGCCTAAAATTTTAACCACATCCTTATATAAAAAGGAGAAAATTCCGTAAGAAATGGCAGAAGCAGACATCGCAAAGCCTATGTATTTAGCATCAAGGCCTAGGTTGTGTTCTATGTAGTGCGGAAACTGCACAGAGATTAGATAATACATCATAATCACAAAAAAGCCCATGAAATAAGTAGGCACAAAGGGCTTGTAATCAACCTTTTGCCTTTGTTTTTCATCCCTTAAGGCCTTTTTGTTTTTATTTACCCTAGGCTCAAAAAGATAAAAAATGCAAAAGAAAAAAATCAAAAAGCCACTTAGATAAACTATAAAAACATAATTCCAAGAAAAAGAAGCTAAAAAGCCACCTATCATGGTCATCACCGCTCCGCCAAAAGCTAGAAATAAGCCTTGCAAAGATAAGGCCTTGTCTTTTCTGCCAGCACCCACCGCGTAGTAATCTCCAAGCAAGGCAGAAGCAGCCGTTGTGATGAAAGCAGTAGCCATGCCAAGCACAAAGCGAGAAAGCAATAACAAATAAATATTATCCACAAAATAACCGGAAAAGCCTACAAGTATCCATAAAATAGTAGCCGGATACAAAAACACAAGCTTGCCAAATTTATCTAACAAATACCCCGCCAAAGGCGAAAATAAAGCCGTAGAAAGAGCGGGTATAGTAAGCACAAGTCCGCTTAAAAGCTCTATATTTTCTACATAATGAAAATGTTTAGATATGGAAGGCAGAGCAGGAGAGATTAAAGAAGCGCCTAAAACAGTCATCATAGCCACGGAAAATATAGCTATCTTAAATCTAAGTCTTTCAGTAAGACTTATCATCTTTTTATCAAATTTTGTCATCTTAGCTCTTTTGATAATTTAAGAACTTTATATAACAGATTTCATTAAATGAGGCTTAGAATTTCATTCAATTAAAAGACCGTTACACTATGTGCTTACAAATTAACACAAAGGCTAAATTCAAAAAAATATAAAGCTTATAAAACAAATATTTTAAGCAAAAACAAACTTCACGCAAAATTCACACAATACAAATATACTTGCCCTCGAAAAACAAATTTAAGGAGAAATCTATGAAAACAAAATTTATTGCTTCACTCGTGCTTGCCTCAAGCGTATGTGCCTTTGCTAACCAAGCTGCTACTGCTCAGCCAGCACCAGCCGCCCCACAGCCTGTTCAACCTTATGTAAATCCTCAACCTTACCAAGGATATTACGGCTTGCCTCAAAAGGCCATGAACACCATACAAAAAACCTATCCTGGAGTATATATAAAAGATATAGACTTTGAGGGTTACGGTTTTGAAGTTGAGCTTACAAATTTCATGAAGATGTATTTTGATAGAAATGGCAACTTGCTAGGCCAAGCTTGGGATGATTAAAAATAAGCCGTCTTTAGCACGGCTTAAGTTCCTATTATACCTCCGTCTTTCTTGCGTATCATAACTATACTTGAACGAGGCGTTTGCCCGTAAGGAAAAGTGCTTGGTTTTAAAAACTCGCCCGGATGTTGAATTCCCACAAACATAAGCTTATAATCAGGACTAAAAGCAATGCCCGTTATCTCGCAGGCAACAGGCCCGCTTAAAAATCTTTTTATCTCTCCGCTTCTAGTATCAGCCGCTAGCATGCAGTTATTGCCCATGTCGCTAAATTCGCCCTTGTTTGAGTAATTCCCATCAGTTTGTATCCAAAGCCGCCCATCTTTATCAAAACACAAGCCATCAGGTGAGTTGAATTTATTTTTATCTGTGATGTTGTTTGTGCCTTTGTTTAGGCCTTTTTGGCTAGGATTGCCCGCTAAAACAAAAAGTTCCCAAGAAAACTCATCCTCTTTATGTGAATTTTTATGCCACCATTTTATGATTTGACCATATACATTTTTAACCCTAGGATTTGCGGCATTTGGCTCTTTTCTTGATTTGTTGTTTGTAAGAGTTGCAAAAACTTCTTTTTGAGCACTTTCTTTATGCGAGGCTATCCACTCACACCTATCCATAGGCGTAGCACCAACAACAGTCCCAGCAAATCTTGCATTTATAAGCACATCAGCTTGTGACTTAAAGCCGTTTTTTTCATCAAGCCCGTTTTTACCGTATTCTAAGGCTATCCACTTGCCGCTACCTCTAAAATCCCCTATTTTGCCATTAAACTGCCCTACATATAAAATTCCCTCATCCAAAATTTTATCAGTATTTGCACCTTTTTTGTATTTATGCTTGCTTACAAATTTATATATAAACTCATCCGCCTCATCATCGCCCATATAAACAACCACAGTTCCATCTTTTTCTAGCACAAATTCAGCATTTTCGTGTTTAAATCGCCCCAAAGCCGTTCTTTTAACAGGGATTGATTTAGCATTAAACGGGTCAATTTCTACGACCCAGCCAAATTTATTTGCCTCCTGCTTGTTTTTGCTTAAATCAAATCTTTTATCAAATTTTTCCCAGCCATAAACACTTTTCACGCCAAAACCATATCTTTTCAAACTCTCATCAAAGACAAAATTTTCATCACTGCTTCCAAAAAAATCATCCACATTTTCTTCGCAGCTAAGATATGTCCCCCAGGGCGTTTTGCCATTTGCACAGTTATTCAAAGTACCATAAACAAAATTTTCGCCAGCCAAAACCTCATTTTTCGCAGCCCCGCTCACCTTCATCTTGGTATTTGCGTCAATGCGTCTGTTAAATTTAGAATCAAGCACCACAGAGTAAAACTCGCCCTCTTTTTCTATCTCAAAAATACTAACCCCAACATTTGCCTGCTCGTATAAAACATCATTTTTGCTTAACTTTTTTCCTTGATGAGTAAACATTAGCTCTGGATTTATGTATTCGTTATTCACAGCTAAAATCGCTCTTTTGCTATCTAGTTCAAAAAAGCTCATGCCGTCTGTATTATCTCCAAAACAAAGCTTTGCATTCTCAACCGCTCTTTCATCTATCTTTTTGCTTTCATCGTATTTGTAAGCCTTGCTAAACAAAGGATCCCCCCAAGAAAGTAAAATTTTACTCTCATAGCCCTTTGGCACTATCACTTCATCAGCACTGCTTGCGCCGATTTCTTCAAAGCCGAGCAAACTTTTCCTTGAGCCAAGAACAGCTGCATTTAAATTTGAAACAGCAAAAAAAGCAAGCATAGAACCCATAGTTGAATTTTGTAAAAATTTGCGTCTTGTCATCTTTATCCTTTAAAATTTTTGGCATTGTAAAGCAAGTTGGAAACTTTTTAGAAACTTTCAACATATTAAAAAATACATGCTAGAATTCAGCTTTTTCAAAAGGAAAACCAATGATAAAACTAGGACTTTTCGGTGCAAACGGCAGAATGGGACTTTGCATACAAGAAAATTTAAAAGATGACAAAGAAGCCTTTGTATCAGCCTCTTACGATAAAAATTCAGGCTTTGAAAGCTTTTTTCAAAATAGCGATTTAATTATAGACTTTTCATCAAAGCAAGGCACCGCCTCGCTTTTAGACTTCGCAAAAACTCATCCCAAGCCCCTACTCATAGGCACAACAGGACTTGATGTAGAATTTGAGACTATGAAAGAGCTAAGCAAAAAAATGCCAATTTTTTATGCTTCTAACACATCTTTAGGCATAGCCGTTTTAAACCACCTAGCACAAAGAGCAAGTGCCATTTTAAGAGACTTTGACATAGAAATTTTAGAAATGCACCACAAGCACAAAAAAGACTCCCCAAGCGGCACAGCCCTAAGCCTTGCAAACTCAGTCGCAAGTGCTAGATCTTTAGAGCTTAGCAAGGTTATGGTTACAAACCGAAAAGAAGCCAGAAAAAAAGATGAAATTTCAGTCCTTTCTCTAAGAGGAGGCGACATCGTAGGCAAACACACGGTCGGCTTTTACGAGGATGGCGAGTTTTTAGAGTTAAGCCACACCGCCACTTCAAGAGCCACTTTCGCAAAAGGTGCTATAAAGATAGCAAAATGGCTGATAAAGCAAGATGCTGGATTTTACAGCATAAACGATATGTTGGAGTTTTAGAATGTGTGCAGTAGTTGGAGTTATAAACTCAAATTCAGCCTCCGTGTATGCGTATTACGCACTTTTTGCTATGCAGCACAGAGGGCAAGAAGCCACAGGCATAAGCGTTAGCGATTTAAACAAAATTCAAACTATAAAGTCAAAAGGCGAGGTAAATCAAGTCTTTAACGAAAGCTTGCTTAAAAAGCTAAAAGGTCCCATAGCCATAGGGCACAACCGCTACTCAACAGCAGGCACTTCCTCCATAAATGACGCCCAGCCCGTAAGTGCCACCTGCGTTTTAGGCGACATAAGCCTAGTGCATAATGGAAATTTGGTAAATAAAGACGAGATTAGAAGTAAGCTCATCAAAGAAGGAGCGATTTTTAGCTCAAATATGGACACAGAAAATCTCATCCACCTCATCGCCAGAAGTAAGAAAGAAAGCCTAAAAGAAAGGATTATTGAAAGTCTAAAACACTGCCTAGGAGCATACTGCTTCATCCTAGCTTCAAAAGATGAGCTTTTCGTCATTAGAGATAGATACGGAGTTAGACCCCTATCCCTAGCTAGACTAAAGGACGGAGGCTACATCGTAGCTAGCGAAACCTGTGCCTTTGACCTGCTAGAAGCTGAATTTATAAGAGATGTAAAACCGGGCGAAATGCTCATCTTTAAAAACGGCTACGAAAAATACGAAAGCATAGAGCTTTTCAAAGAAGAGCCTAGAATTTGTGCCTTTGAGTATGTGTATTTCGCAAGGCCTGATAGCATTATCGAGGGCAAAAGCGTTTATGAGGTGCGTAAAAAAATGGGCGAAAGCCTAGCCAAGAACTTTAAAGAACACATCGACTTTGTAGTGCCTGTGCCAGATAGTGGCGTAAGTGCTGCCATAGGCTTTTCAAATTTTTTAAACAAACCCTTAGAAATGGCTATAGTAAGAAACCACTACATAGGACGAACCTTCATAGAACCAACCCAAGAGCTTAGAAATTTCAAGGTAAAACTAAAGCTAAATCCTATGTCAAAGGTCTTAAAAGGCAAGGATATAGCAGTGATTGATGATAGTATAGTGCGTGGCACGACTTCGAAAAAGATAATCTCGCTTTTAAGAGCAGCAGGAGCAAGAAGCATACACCTAGCCATAGCCTGTCCGGAAATCAAATTCCCAGACCTCTACGGCATAGACACCCCAACCTTTGAGGAACTCATCTCGCATAATAAAAACGCAGACGAGGTAAAAAACTTCGTAGGAGCTGACACCCTTACCTTTTTAAGCATAGATGAGCTTAAAGAGAGCATAGGCTTGGAAAGGCAGTATTCTTTAGTAAGTTTTGATGGAGATTATTTTATAAAAGAGTGAAAATTTAAAAATAGAGTAGAAATTTTAAAAAATATAGTGAAATTTCAAAAATTTTAAAATTTTTTGCTTTTTTGTTAGCCTCATTAATCGTTTTTTTTGTTATATAATCTTTTCCGCATTTTTAACTTAAATTTAAAGGTTTTGCTGCGAAAAGGGCTCTTTTTTTACTCTCCTTTTTAGCTTCTTTTGTCTTTGCTTTGAAAAGTGAATGGGTGGGTGAGATAGAGGATAGTACTTCGGATTTAAAGCCAGGAGACGATGTTACAGTAATACTAAAAAGAGACCCTAGTAAAGATGGCAATATATTTGGGCAAGGAAGCAATGTAGATTTTACATATTCTGGTAGATCTGGCACTGCCAAACTTGCATTACAAAAAGACCCAAGCACTTTTTCTTCCTCTCAAGGAAGTGATATGAGTTACTATATAGAGGGAGATATATTTATAAATCCAGGATCTCAATTGATTATGAATTTAGATAGCACAGGAAGCAAGGGTCTATTTAAGCTAGACGAAGGAGCGATAAAGGTATATAACTCAAGCTTAGAAATAAATGATGTAAATAACTTTGTTATAGATACTACGCAAGGAGGTGGTGGTATAACGGTTTCAAACGGAAGCACCTTATATAAATAATGTAGATATTTTAACAAATAAATCAAATAGCAGTGATTCAGCTTCTATATACAACAATAATTCCACCATTTATATAGATGCCGATGTTTATAATTATAATAAAGATACTACACAGGGTGCAGGATATTTGCTTCAAACAGGCGAAAACGCTAAAACAACTATAGGGGTTCTTTTTATAATGCTGGTTTTAAGAGTGATAATGGAGGTAGAGAGTACGCTTTAGTAGAGATAAACGGCGGAACTTTTACTGTAACTGGAAATTTTTATAATGGCAAGAATGATCCTTCCTCTTCTTCTAATGACTATCGCGGTATTGGAAATTTAAAAGCCTATAATGGAGCTGTGATAACAGTAGAGGGAGATTTCATAAGCGATGCACAAGGAGATAGCTTTAGCACTTCGACAAGCTATCGCTCAACCGTTGATTTAAATGACGCAAATTTAGTGGTAAAAGGCAAATTTGACGCTTATAGAAGTGATATCTTTCTAACAAATTCGGCTAAAATTTACACTACCGATTTTACTTTAAATAATACTGCTACTATGAATTTCGTAGGAGGAGATTTAGGCTTTGGTTATATAAATGCTTCATCTTCTGCTAATTTTAATGGCGTAACTAACTTTCAACTCATAGGGG includes:
- a CDS encoding PhoX family protein encodes the protein MTRRKFLQNSTMGSMLAFFAVSNLNAAVLGSRKSLLGFEEIGASSADEVIVPKGYESKILLSWGDPLFSKAYKYDESKKIDERAVENAKLCFGDNTDGMSFFELDSKRAILAVNNEYINPELMFTHQGKKLSKNDVLYEQANVGVSIFEIEKEGEFYSVVLDSKFNRRIDANTKMKVSGAAKNEVLAGENFVYGTLNNCANGKTPWGTYLSCEENVDDFFGSSDENFVFDESLKRYGFGVKSVYGWEKFDKRFDLSKNKQEANKFGWVVEIDPFNAKSIPVKRTALGRFKHENAEFVLEKDGTVVVYMGDDEADEFIYKFVSKHKYKKGANTDKILDEGILYVGQFNGKIGDFRGSGKWIALEYGKNGLDEKNGFKSQADVLINARFAGTVVGATPMDRCEWIASHKESAQKEVFATLTNNKSRKEPNAANPRVKNVYGQIIKWWHKNSHKEDEFSWELFVLAGNPSQKGLNKGTNNITDKNKFNSPDGLCFDKDGRLWIQTDGNYSNKGEFSDMGNNCMLAADTRSGEIKRFLSGPVACEITGIAFSPDYKLMFVGIQHPGEFLKPSTFPYGQTPRSSIVMIRKKDGGIIGT
- a CDS encoding MFS transporter is translated as MTKFDKKMISLTERLRFKIAIFSVAMMTVLGASLISPALPSISKHFHYVENIELLSGLVLTIPALSTALFSPLAGYLLDKFGKLVFLYPATILWILVGFSGYFVDNIYLLLLSRFVLGMATAFITTAASALLGDYYAVGAGRKDKALSLQGLFLAFGGAVMTMIGGFLASFSWNYVFIVYLSGFLIFFFCIFYLFEPRVNKNKKALRDEKQRQKVDYKPFVPTYFMGFFVIMMYYLISVQFPHYIEHNLGLDAKYIGFAMSASAISYGIFSFLYKDVVKILGIKKIYIYSLVLQSCSFFMVYISDSFFITILSLFIFGGAGGLVIVNNSAYLLGLAPSYAKARIYSILASCMFLGQFISPFITTPLTQSFGIKNEFLIWALTLLLVGLSYCFFKEKKA
- the dapB gene encoding 4-hydroxy-tetrahydrodipicolinate reductase — protein: MIKLGLFGANGRMGLCIQENLKDDKEAFVSASYDKNSGFESFFQNSDLIIDFSSKQGTASLLDFAKTHPKPLLIGTTGLDVEFETMKELSKKMPIFYASNTSLGIAVLNHLAQRASAILRDFDIEILEMHHKHKKDSPSGTALSLANSVASARSLELSKVMVTNRKEARKKDEISVLSLRGGDIVGKHTVGFYEDGEFLELSHTATSRATFAKGAIKIAKWLIKQDAGFYSINDMLEF
- a CDS encoding PepSY-like domain-containing protein, encoding MKTKFIASLVLASSVCAFANQAATAQPAPAAPQPVQPYVNPQPYQGYYGLPQKAMNTIQKTYPGVYIKDIDFEGYGFEVELTNFMKMYFDRNGNLLGQAWDD
- a CDS encoding biotin synthase, producing MQIMLCAICNIASGGCSEDCKYCTQSARFKTNIQKYKSKPIEKIVEEAKMAKKNEALGFCLVTAGAGLDDEKLDYVCRAAHAVLKEVPDLLLIACNGIAKLEHLKELKKVGVFSYNHNLETSREFFPQICSTHSWEDRFNTNLAAKEAGLMLCCGGIYGLGESEDDRISFRKSLSELQPFSSPINFFIANENLPLKQKPLDTDEALQIIRDTKKALPETVIMVAGGREVVLKERQYEIFEAGAGAIVIGDYLTTKGEVPSKDIQKLRDMGFSFATQCH
- the purF gene encoding amidophosphoribosyltransferase, with protein sequence MCAVVGVINSNSASVYAYYALFAMQHRGQEATGISVSDLNKIQTIKSKGEVNQVFNESLLKKLKGPIAIGHNRYSTAGTSSINDAQPVSATCVLGDISLVHNGNLVNKDEIRSKLIKEGAIFSSNMDTENLIHLIARSKKESLKERIIESLKHCLGAYCFILASKDELFVIRDRYGVRPLSLARLKDGGYIVASETCAFDLLEAEFIRDVKPGEMLIFKNGYEKYESIELFKEEPRICAFEYVYFARPDSIIEGKSVYEVRKKMGESLAKNFKEHIDFVVPVPDSGVSAAIGFSNFLNKPLEMAIVRNHYIGRTFIEPTQELRNFKVKLKLNPMSKVLKGKDIAVIDDSIVRGTTSKKIISLLRAAGARSIHLAIACPEIKFPDLYGIDTPTFEELISHNKNADEVKNFVGADTLTFLSIDELKESIGLERQYSLVSFDGDYFIKE